A genomic segment from Gilvibacter sp. SZ-19 encodes:
- a CDS encoding tetratricopeptide repeat protein: MSKKPLLLLLFILLSSTNFGQNNSRIDSLLTAYNQHKEDTLKLRTINNLINYYMYRNTPEVKPYAEEMLSLARKLKNVKGESLALYQLGVYHYTIFETDSASNYYNQSLQLALKDEDVPRISSNYRGLSIIEFSQGNLSAADSINDLDLANSIKYEDSIGIALAYDFKGTINQNKGYYDIALANVQQGLKYFEALKDSVRIADCYNHLATLENNLGNTRKAIDYNLIALEVYQRENDVFYEAQALNDIGVMFKVLKDYEQSLEYLNKAITISEQAKANEVLISALTTVGEVYDEQGQPQQAIPYFEKAIRLAESLNSKRKIALAQNKMAEAYLAMRQPSQAMQLAEASLAYSVPNNTISFQKVSQRVKSQAYEQLGNYAKALEHHKNFKVLSDSIMNTETSDNIENLRAQFDLEKKEARLALQEQEIIALDAQAESDQLAKLLYGLGLAAAVIIGLLVIFGLRQRMRKNKIEREKQEAILRQEIEFKKKELASQTLHLVQKSTFIQELKENLEKIKASPELFKIEFRRLILLLKKERAEDKDWEVFKSYFSEVHNNFDDKIRKINDTITEKELRLASFLRMHLSTKEIASMLNVLPDSVLKSKYRLKQKLNLDKDTDLTEFLNTL, translated from the coding sequence ATGAGCAAAAAACCACTTTTACTTCTCCTTTTTATTCTTCTGAGCAGTACGAACTTCGGACAAAACAATAGCCGGATTGACAGTTTACTCACCGCCTACAATCAGCATAAAGAAGACACCTTAAAACTTAGAACGATCAACAACCTGATCAACTATTATATGTATAGGAATACTCCAGAAGTAAAACCCTATGCAGAAGAGATGCTTTCTCTGGCGCGAAAATTAAAAAACGTCAAAGGGGAATCTTTAGCCTTGTATCAATTAGGAGTGTATCATTACACGATCTTTGAAACTGATTCTGCCAGCAACTACTACAATCAAAGTTTACAGCTTGCCCTAAAAGATGAAGATGTACCCAGAATTTCTTCCAACTACAGAGGCCTGTCTATTATTGAATTTAGTCAAGGGAATCTGTCTGCAGCGGACAGCATTAACGATCTGGATCTTGCCAACTCCATTAAATACGAAGACAGCATAGGTATCGCTCTGGCATATGATTTTAAAGGCACTATAAATCAAAATAAAGGTTATTACGATATTGCTCTTGCCAATGTGCAGCAAGGGTTGAAGTACTTTGAAGCCCTAAAAGATTCTGTCCGGATTGCCGATTGCTACAACCACCTCGCCACCCTAGAGAACAATCTTGGCAATACGCGAAAGGCCATAGACTACAATTTAATAGCCCTAGAAGTCTATCAGCGAGAAAACGATGTCTTTTACGAGGCACAAGCCTTAAATGACATTGGGGTCATGTTTAAGGTCCTGAAAGATTATGAGCAATCCTTGGAGTATCTAAACAAGGCCATAACAATAAGTGAACAAGCCAAAGCCAACGAGGTCTTGATATCTGCACTAACCACCGTTGGCGAGGTCTATGATGAACAAGGCCAGCCGCAACAAGCCATACCCTATTTTGAAAAGGCCATACGCTTGGCAGAAAGCCTTAACTCAAAGCGCAAGATAGCATTGGCCCAAAACAAAATGGCAGAGGCCTATTTGGCCATGCGGCAACCCAGCCAAGCCATGCAATTGGCAGAAGCCTCGCTCGCCTATTCTGTTCCAAACAATACCATTTCATTTCAAAAAGTCTCCCAACGCGTAAAGAGTCAGGCGTATGAGCAACTCGGAAATTATGCTAAAGCCCTAGAACACCATAAGAACTTTAAGGTTTTAAGTGATTCTATCATGAACACAGAGACCTCCGATAATATAGAAAACCTGCGCGCCCAGTTCGATCTGGAGAAAAAAGAAGCGCGTTTGGCGCTGCAGGAACAAGAGATCATTGCCCTAGACGCTCAGGCGGAGTCTGATCAGTTGGCAAAATTGCTCTACGGTTTGGGTCTTGCCGCTGCGGTGATAATTGGTCTTTTGGTGATCTTCGGACTGCGTCAGCGCATGCGAAAGAACAAAATCGAACGCGAGAAACAGGAAGCCATACTACGTCAGGAGATCGAATTCAAAAAGAAGGAACTGGCTAGTCAAACCTTGCATTTGGTGCAGAAAAGCACCTTTATACAAGAACTTAAAGAGAATTTGGAGAAGATCAAAGCCTCTCCGGAACTGTTTAAGATAGAATTTCGAAGACTCATACTTTTACTTAAAAAAGAACGCGCAGAAGATAAAGATTGGGAAGTTTTTAAATCTTACTTCTCCGAAGTACACAACAATTTTGATGATAAGATCCGTAAGATCAACGATACCATAACCGAAAAAGAACTAAGACTAGCTTCATTTTTGCGGATGCATTTAAGTACCAAAGAGATCGCTTCTATGCTTAACGTTTTGCCAGATAGTGTGCTTAAATCCAAATACCGTTTAAAGCAAAAATTGAACCTGGACAAGGATACCGATCTCACCGAATTCCTAAACACCCTATAA
- a CDS encoding NADP-dependent isocitrate dehydrogenase, translating into MQNQLLKKDITTLQAGVKTKVAVAKGDGIGPEIMDATLRIMEAAGAQIEVDFIEIGEQQYLAGNTSGISPEAWEAIKTNKVILKAPITTPQGKGYKSLNVTLRKSLGLFANVRPVSALHPYIHTPYPDMDVVIIRENEEDLYAGIEHQQTDDVVQCLKLITRPGCERIIRYAFEYAKAYGRKKVTCMVKDNIMKLTDGLFHRVFKEIAAAYPQIDSNSQIIDIGSARLAARPEQYDVIVTANLYGDIISDIAAEIAGSVGMAGSANVGTEVAMFEAIHGSAPDIAGKKIANPSGLINGAVLMLAHLGQTEVADRIKNALLSTIEAGIHTADIYREGSSTRLVNTSEFAEAVIERLGETPKSLKASKLSEGAGTIQIPDYVRKTRKKQLVGVDVFIDWKGEDPNQIGDALAAIDAFKLKLKMITNRGVKVYPKGLKETYKTDHWRCRFVAMDATTSTSPVYQPVDFEQVVALLSKLHAQGFDVIKTENLYEFDGTRGFSLGQGE; encoded by the coding sequence ATGCAGAATCAATTGCTTAAAAAAGACATTACAACCCTACAGGCTGGAGTTAAGACCAAGGTTGCCGTAGCCAAAGGAGATGGAATTGGACCCGAGATCATGGACGCTACATTAAGGATCATGGAGGCCGCAGGAGCTCAGATCGAGGTAGACTTTATCGAGATCGGAGAACAGCAGTACTTAGCTGGAAACACCTCAGGGATCTCTCCAGAAGCTTGGGAGGCTATCAAGACGAACAAGGTGATCCTGAAAGCGCCGATCACCACGCCACAAGGTAAAGGTTATAAGAGTTTGAATGTGACCCTTAGAAAGTCGCTCGGGCTCTTCGCTAATGTGCGTCCTGTAAGTGCGTTACATCCGTACATCCATACGCCTTATCCCGACATGGATGTAGTAATAATTCGCGAGAATGAAGAAGATCTTTACGCAGGAATAGAACACCAACAAACCGACGATGTGGTGCAGTGTTTAAAGCTCATCACAAGACCAGGTTGTGAGCGAATCATTCGCTATGCCTTTGAATATGCCAAAGCCTATGGTCGCAAGAAAGTGACCTGCATGGTAAAAGACAATATCATGAAATTGACAGACGGACTCTTTCACCGCGTCTTTAAAGAGATCGCTGCAGCGTATCCGCAAATTGATAGCAACTCGCAGATCATTGATATCGGATCTGCTCGCTTGGCTGCCCGTCCGGAACAATATGACGTTATTGTGACCGCTAATCTCTACGGGGATATCATTTCTGACATCGCTGCGGAGATCGCCGGCTCTGTTGGGATGGCCGGTTCTGCCAACGTTGGGACCGAAGTGGCCATGTTCGAGGCCATTCACGGCTCAGCACCAGATATCGCAGGGAAGAAAATTGCTAATCCATCGGGCTTGATCAACGGTGCGGTACTCATGCTAGCGCACCTCGGTCAAACCGAGGTTGCAGATCGCATCAAGAATGCGTTGTTATCTACTATCGAGGCTGGTATTCACACTGCGGATATTTATCGCGAAGGTTCTTCGACCCGCTTGGTAAACACCAGTGAATTTGCAGAAGCTGTAATCGAGAGATTAGGAGAAACACCAAAATCTCTAAAGGCGAGCAAGCTCTCTGAAGGAGCCGGTACCATTCAGATTCCTGATTACGTGCGCAAGACACGTAAAAAGCAGCTGGTGGGTGTTGATGTATTCATTGACTGGAAAGGGGAGGACCCAAACCAAATTGGCGATGCATTGGCCGCTATCGATGCCTTTAAATTGAAATTGAAGATGATCACCAACCGAGGGGTGAAAGTCTACCCTAAAGGATTAAAAGAGACTTATAAAACAGATCACTGGAGGTGCCGTTTTGTGGCTATGGATGCCACAACCAGTACAAGCCCAGTGTATCAACCAGTAGATTTTGAGCAAGTGGTAGCGCTCTTATCTAAACTGCACGCCCAAGGTTTTGATGTTATCAAAACCGAGAACCTGTATGAATTCGATGGTACACGCGGATTCTCACTAGGTCAGGGAGAGTAG